The following DNA comes from Pantanalinema sp..
CCGAGATTCTACCGGACTTGGACTCCCCCCACAACCCGGGCGTCCCGGAGGACCGCAGGGCGATCGCGCTCGAAACCATCCGTGTCTCCTCCTCGGCTTGACCCTTCCGGTCCCTCGACGAGAAAAGGGCCCAAAAGGTTCGATCGGGCCCGCGTGGTATACTCGTTGGCTGGATCGTGTCACTGATTTCGAAGAATGAAAGGGAAGCAAGATGCGCGGCATGCCCGGCGGGTTCGGCGGGGGGATGGACCTCCAGAAGATGATGAAGCAGGCCCAGAAGATGCAGGAGGACCTCATGAAGGCCCAGGAGAACCTGGGCTCGCAGACGGTCGAGGGCACCGCTGGCGGCGGCGCCGTCACCGTGAGCGCCAATGGCCACAAGGAGATCACCGGCATCAAGATCAAGCCCGAGGCGGTCGATCCCGACGACGTCGAGACCCTCGAGGACCTGGTGCTCGCCGCCGTCCGCGACGCGCAGGCCAAGGCCGGAGCCCTCGCCGATAACCAGATCGGCGGGGTGACCGGCGGCCTCAACATCCCGGGCTTCGGCGGCAGGTAGCCTCAGAGCGCCTGACAAAACTGTTCCTTCTCGTCGCCCACGGCGACCAAAGGCCGAAACATGCCTGGTTTTGTTGGGTGCTCTCCAGACCAAGGAGAACCGGTGTTCTACTCCAAGCCCCTCGCCAAGCTCATCGAAGAGCTCCAGAAGCTCCCGGGCATCGGCCCCAAGAGCGCGCAGCGCCTCGCCTTCCACCTGCTCAAGCAGCCGGATGCCGACGTCAAGCGCCTCGCGCAGAGCCTGCTCGATGCCAAGGAGCAGATCCGCCTGTGCTCGGTCTGCTCCAACCTGAGCGTGCTCGACCCATGCGAGCTGTGCGCCCACCCGGGCCGCGACGTGTCCACCGTCTGCGTGGTCGCCGAGCCCAAGGACCTGGTCGCCGTCGAGCGGACCAAGGAGTACAAGGGCCGGTACCACGTGCTGCAGGGCCTGATCTCGCCCATGGACGGGATCGGTCCCGAGCAGCTCAAGATCCAGGAACTGCTCGCCCGGCTCACCCCGGGCGAGATCCAGGAGGTCATCCTCGCCATCAACCCCTCGATCGAGGGCGAGGTGACCACCCTCTACCTCAGCCGCATGCTCAAGCCGCTGGGCGTCCGGGTGACCCGAATCGCCTTCGGCCTGCCCGTGGGCGGCGACCTCGAATACGCGGACGAGATGACCCTCGTGAAGGCCCTCGAGGGCCGACGCGAGGTCTAGCACCCCTTTGGAGGCAAAAATGAAGCAGCCCATCGGCGTCCTCTTGCTCCACGGCTTCACCGGCCTGCCGGAAACGGTGGACGGCCTGATCCCCCACCTCAAGGCCGCAGGCATCCCCTTCCGGATGCCCGCCATGCGCGGCCACTGGACCCAGCCGCGGGACCTGGTGGGGGTCACGGCCAAGGACTGGCTCGAAGACGCCACCGCGGCGCTCGACGACCTGCTCGTCGAGGCGGAGCGAGTCGTGCTGGTCGGGCTCTCGATGGGGGCCCTCATCACCCTCCAGCTCGCCATTTCCCGCGAAGCGGACCTCGCCGGGGTGGTGGCGGTGGCCCCCGCCCTGCGCGTCGCGGACCCCCTCGCCCCCTACTGCCACCTCATGGCCAAGGTCGTGCCCTACTGGTGGATGCCCCCGGCCCCCAAGGGCACGGCGTACGGCACTGCCAAGAACTACGCCATCTTCCCCACCAAGGCGTTCGTCGAGTTCTACGAGCTCGGGCGCGAGGTCGAGACCCTGCTCGACAAGGTGAAGGTGCCGATCCGCATCCTCGTCTCGAAGGCCGACAAGACCATCAAGCCCGAATCCTCACAGGTCATCTACGACCGCGTCGGCTCGACTGACAAGGACCTCCACTGGTTCGAGCGCTCCGGCCACGAGATGATGATCGACTGGGAGAAGGACCGCGTCTTCGACCTCATCATGGACTTCGTCCGGACGCGACAGCCGGCCCAGGCCTCGTAATGCCCCCTTAAACCGAAGCAAGTCTCTCCTTAAAAGCACGATAACCCTACCAGGTAAGCGCCCGCGAAAGGAAAGACTCGCCAGATGCTGCTCGCATTCGATGTCCCCGCCACCGCCAAGGTCGCCCCGCTTCGCGCACCGGCGCTCACGAGCGCACCGAGCGCCGCGCGCGCGTCCAAGCCCGCCGGCGACACCGTCAAGCTCTCGTCCCAGCGCTGGATCACGGTGACCCCCGGCAAGGATTCGCTCCAGGTGCCGGTCACCAAGGCGACCACCTTTTACAGCCTGGCGCGGGCCTACGCCACCGACTACGCCGGGGACAACACCTTCGGCCAGGCGGACGGCAAGGACACGGCCCGCTTCATCGAGGAGCTCAAGAAGGTGAACGGGCTCACGTCCGACGTGCTGCGCCCGGGCCAGGTCCTGACCATCCCCACCGACCCCAAGCGGACCAACGTGAACCTGGTGCTCGCGATCGCCGTGCAGAAGGGCACCGATGCGCGCCGCAAGGCCGGCGAGAAGGTGGCCGAGCTCGACTTCTCCAAGGTCAAGATCGAGGCGGGCCCGCTGGACTCCTACAAGGTGTCGGTGCGCAAGAAGGGCGGCACGGACGACCAGCTCTTCCACGTCATGGACGACCTCAGCGGCCAGCGCCCCGACGGCTACCGGGTCATGCTGCCCGGCGAGGTCACCTTCGGCCGCTAAAAAAAATCCCCCGCCCCCGGGTGGGGCGGGGGGATCTCATGGTTGCGACTCTCTGCCGACGACGCTCTGGTAGAGCTGGACCGCGAGCACGATCCCGACCATGGCAACCAGCCCGTCCCCGAGCATGAGGAGCCCCCCGAGGACCGCACCGCCGACCGAGGCCAGCTCGCCGATTCGCCCGGTCAGGGGCTGGAAGGGGATCGCCGCCTGCTGCAGGACGGTCTTGAGCACGAACCACGCGAAGAGCAGCCCCCCCATCCGGGGCAAGAAGCGATCGCCGCCCACCCCCTTGAAGAGCTGCCAGGTCCGGCCGGGCACGCGCAACAGCCGGGTACCCGGCTCGCCCACCGCCACCACCGCGGCGAGGAAGGCGAAGACCAGGGCGTACACCCCGACGAGCACCAGGGCGATGAAGGCGCTGGTCACCCCCCAGGGCAGCACGTGCGCCTGCCAGCCGTCCCCGAGCGCCCCCATGGACGCGGCCTTGATCAGCCCGGCCGAGGCGGCGCCGAGCCCACCGATCAACACGATGGCGACGAGGCCCGCGA
Coding sequences within:
- a CDS encoding LysM peptidoglycan-binding domain-containing protein, with amino-acid sequence MLLAFDVPATAKVAPLRAPALTSAPSAARASKPAGDTVKLSSQRWITVTPGKDSLQVPVTKATTFYSLARAYATDYAGDNTFGQADGKDTARFIEELKKVNGLTSDVLRPGQVLTIPTDPKRTNVNLVLAIAVQKGTDARRKAGEKVAELDFSKVKIEAGPLDSYKVSVRKKGGTDDQLFHVMDDLSGQRPDGYRVMLPGEVTFGR
- a CDS encoding alpha/beta fold hydrolase codes for the protein MKQPIGVLLLHGFTGLPETVDGLIPHLKAAGIPFRMPAMRGHWTQPRDLVGVTAKDWLEDATAALDDLLVEAERVVLVGLSMGALITLQLAISREADLAGVVAVAPALRVADPLAPYCHLMAKVVPYWWMPPAPKGTAYGTAKNYAIFPTKAFVEFYELGREVETLLDKVKVPIRILVSKADKTIKPESSQVIYDRVGSTDKDLHWFERSGHEMMIDWEKDRVFDLIMDFVRTRQPAQAS
- a CDS encoding YbaB/EbfC family nucleoid-associated protein, which translates into the protein MPGGFGGGMDLQKMMKQAQKMQEDLMKAQENLGSQTVEGTAGGGAVTVSANGHKEITGIKIKPEAVDPDDVETLEDLVLAAVRDAQAKAGALADNQIGGVTGGLNIPGFGGR
- the recR gene encoding recombination mediator RecR gives rise to the protein MFYSKPLAKLIEELQKLPGIGPKSAQRLAFHLLKQPDADVKRLAQSLLDAKEQIRLCSVCSNLSVLDPCELCAHPGRDVSTVCVVAEPKDLVAVERTKEYKGRYHVLQGLISPMDGIGPEQLKIQELLARLTPGEIQEVILAINPSIEGEVTTLYLSRMLKPLGVRVTRIAFGLPVGGDLEYADEMTLVKALEGRREV